In Zobellia roscoffensis, the following are encoded in one genomic region:
- a CDS encoding diacylglycerol kinase, whose translation MPKEESFAVNRIKSVGFAMRGALLLIKTEASIKIQVFLAIAVTIAGFYYEISTTEWIFQVFAISLVVGIEGANTAIEKICDFIHPEFDERIGFIKDVAAGAVMLVSIGATIVGCIIYIPKIF comes from the coding sequence ATGCCTAAGGAAGAGTCATTTGCAGTAAATAGAATAAAAAGTGTGGGCTTCGCTATGCGTGGAGCCCTTCTTTTAATTAAAACCGAAGCCAGTATTAAAATTCAGGTGTTTTTGGCTATCGCAGTGACTATAGCCGGGTTTTATTATGAAATTTCTACCACCGAGTGGATTTTTCAAGTCTTCGCAATTTCTTTAGTGGTTGGTATTGAAGGTGCTAATACTGCTATCGAAAAAATATGTGATTTCATTCATCCTGAATTCGATGAAAGAATAGGCTTTATAAAAGATGTTGCAGCAGGAGCGGTAATGCTTGTCTCAATTGGTGCTACTATTGTAGGCTGTATTATCTACATCCCAAAGATATTCTAG